One window of the Bos indicus isolate NIAB-ARS_2022 breed Sahiwal x Tharparkar chromosome 15, NIAB-ARS_B.indTharparkar_mat_pri_1.0, whole genome shotgun sequence genome contains the following:
- the LOC109569971 gene encoding olfactory receptor 51F2-like has translation MSNLQNTTSSSIIFVLTGVPGLEAFHTWISIPFCFLYATALSGNSLVLFAIITQPSLHKPMYYFLSMLSTTDLGLSVSTLFTMLGIFWFNAREISFNACLSQMFFIKFFTVMESSVLLAMAFDRFVAISDPLRYAIILTDSRITQIGVAIVIRGTLTLTPMVALLTRLSYCHSRVLHHSYCFHPDVMKLSCTDTRLNNAVGLTAMISTVGVDSILIPFSYVLIIKTILSIASPEERKKAFSTCISHIGAVAIFYIPLISLSFVHRFGKRAPAYVHTMIANTYLLIPPVMNPIIYSVKTKQICRAVIKILHSKDT, from the coding sequence ATGTCAAACTTGCAAAATACCACATCCTCTTCCATCATTTTCGTGCTGACTGGTGTTCCCGGGCTGGAAGCCTTCCACACCTGGATCTCCATTCCCTTCTGCTTTCTCTATGCAACTGCTCTCTCAGGAAACAGCCTGGTTCTCTTTGCCATCATCACTCAGCCCAGCCTCCACAAGCCCATGTATTATTTCCTCTCCATGCTGTCCACCACTGACCTTGGCTTGTCTGTATCTACTCTGTTCACCATGCTGGGTATATTCTGGTTCAATGCCAGGGAGATCAGCTTTAATGCCTGCTTGTCACAAATGTTCTTTATTAAATTCTTCACTGTCATGGAGTCATCAGTGTTGTTGGCCATGGCTTTTGATCGTTTTGTGGCCATCTCTGACCCCCTCAGGTATGCCATCATTTTGACGGACTCCAGAATAACTCAAATTGGAGTGGCCATTGTCATCAGGGGGACGCTAACGCTCACGCCGATGGTAGCACTTCTTACGAGACTGTCCTATTGCCACAGCCGCGTGCTCCACCACTCCTACTGTTTCCACCCTGATGTGATGAAGCTCTCGTGCACAGACACCAGGCTCAACAACGCAGTGGGGCTGACTGCCATGATCTCGACTGTTGGTGTGGACTCAATCCTCATCCCCTTTTCTTATGTTTTGATCATTAAGACTATCCTCAGCATTGCATCcccagaagagaggaaaaaagcctTCAGCACATGTATCTCTCATATTGGGGCTGTTGCCATTTTCTATATCCCATTGATCAGTCTGTCCTTTGTTCACAGATTTGGGAAACGGGCCCCAGCCTACGTACATACTATGATAGCTAACACCTACCTGCTAATCCCCCCTGTCATGAACCCCATCATCTACAGTGTGAAGACAAAACAGATATGCAGAGCTGTGATAAAAATTCTCCACTCCAAAGACACATAG